Proteins encoded by one window of Acaryochloris thomasi RCC1774:
- the thrB gene encoding homoserine kinase produces the protein MSNPTFDVKVPATSANIGPGFDCLGAALTRYNRFQFTALDPAVGPLQIQVQGAEAQQVATDASNLVYKAFVAYFRDRPVPPVQIKIRLGVPLARGLGSSATAIVAGLMGANALAGSPLTRQQLLPQAIALEGHPDNVAPALLGNCQLAAKDQQTEQWTLCDVPWSPEVVPIVAIPDFELPTCSARQVLPKSCEYSTAIFNAAHLGLLIRGLGAGHADWLRAALQDRLHQPYRQGLIPGYGAVAHAAAEAGAYGMVISGAGPTLLALGPVVRGDAIATAMKSAWASELSAETAVLQIDDQGATAEAVGS, from the coding sequence ATGTCTAATCCAACCTTTGATGTCAAGGTGCCTGCCACCAGTGCGAACATTGGTCCTGGTTTTGACTGTTTGGGGGCTGCGCTGACGCGCTACAATCGCTTTCAATTTACAGCTCTTGATCCGGCGGTTGGCCCGCTGCAGATTCAGGTGCAGGGAGCTGAGGCTCAACAGGTGGCAACGGATGCAAGCAACCTGGTTTATAAAGCCTTTGTGGCTTATTTCCGAGACCGACCGGTCCCGCCTGTACAGATCAAGATCCGGCTTGGGGTGCCGCTTGCCCGTGGACTCGGAAGTTCGGCAACGGCCATTGTGGCAGGGTTAATGGGAGCCAATGCGCTAGCGGGTTCGCCCCTGACGAGGCAACAGCTTTTACCGCAGGCCATCGCCCTAGAAGGTCACCCTGATAATGTTGCACCTGCTCTGCTAGGCAACTGCCAACTGGCGGCGAAAGATCAGCAAACAGAGCAGTGGACGCTGTGTGATGTGCCTTGGTCCCCCGAGGTTGTCCCGATTGTAGCCATTCCTGATTTTGAGCTGCCGACCTGCTCTGCTCGCCAGGTGCTGCCCAAGTCCTGTGAATACAGTACCGCTATTTTCAACGCCGCTCATCTGGGGCTGTTGATTAGGGGCTTAGGGGCAGGTCATGCAGACTGGCTGCGGGCGGCGCTGCAGGATCGGCTTCATCAGCCCTATCGGCAGGGTTTGATTCCAGGCTATGGGGCGGTGGCTCATGCGGCAGCTGAGGCGGGGGCCTATGGAATGGTCATTAGCGGGGCGGGGCCAACGTTGTTAGCACTGGGGCCAGTTGTGAGGGGAGATGCGATCGCAACTGCAATGAAATCGGCATGGGCATCAGAACTGAGCGCCGAGACTGCCGTTCTCCAGATTGATGATCAGGGGGCTACGGCTGAAGCAGTTGGCTCGTAG
- a CDS encoding cysteate synthase: MFQRFSPPANQPKYRFRCLFCGAEYAPDPFRLHCDQEHEPSLLRAVYASQQLTVRPQLPGLFQFIDWLPVEQYLSNVGKPITYQSQGLAQHLGLEQLWISFSGYWPERNARLLTCSFKELEAVTVLARIPQENQQVLAISSAGNTGRAFAQIYSRHGIPLCLVIPEKSLPAIWASESFNPSVRLVIVNKSEDYFDAIQLGRLISKLDGFFPEGGAANIGRRDGMGLTVIDAAVTLGRIPDHYFQAVGSGTGGIAAWEANLRLLQDGRFGEQAMTLHLAQNAPFTPMVDAWKAGEREIEEMTASVAKMRINQASAKVLTNRQPAYSIAGGVYDALTASQGSMYAVTNAEAQQARALFAELEGIDICPASGVAAAALLQAVQSGKVHKAETLLLNITSGGFERLQTECKLHYLKPSLGIDAQAISPEFVASRQSDFCPD, translated from the coding sequence GTGTTTCAACGTTTTTCGCCACCCGCTAATCAGCCCAAGTATCGCTTTCGCTGTCTATTCTGTGGCGCAGAATATGCCCCCGATCCGTTTCGACTGCACTGCGATCAAGAACATGAACCCTCCCTGCTGCGGGCCGTTTATGCCAGCCAGCAGCTCACCGTCAGACCACAGCTTCCTGGACTCTTTCAATTCATTGATTGGTTACCGGTTGAGCAGTACCTATCGAATGTTGGCAAGCCGATCACCTACCAAAGTCAAGGTTTAGCTCAGCACCTTGGACTAGAACAGCTTTGGATTAGCTTCAGCGGCTACTGGCCCGAGCGCAATGCTCGCCTATTGACCTGCTCGTTCAAAGAACTAGAAGCCGTCACTGTCTTGGCCCGAATTCCCCAAGAGAATCAGCAGGTGCTGGCGATCTCTTCTGCAGGCAATACCGGCAGGGCCTTTGCTCAGATCTATTCTCGCCACGGCATTCCCCTGTGCCTCGTGATTCCCGAAAAGAGTCTGCCCGCCATCTGGGCCTCTGAATCGTTCAATCCCTCTGTTCGGCTCGTGATCGTAAACAAGAGCGAAGATTATTTTGACGCGATCCAGCTCGGTCGCTTAATTAGCAAGCTTGACGGTTTTTTCCCTGAGGGCGGAGCCGCCAACATTGGTCGTCGTGACGGTATGGGACTGACGGTGATTGATGCCGCCGTCACCCTGGGTCGCATTCCTGACCACTATTTTCAGGCCGTCGGGTCGGGAACGGGCGGCATCGCAGCTTGGGAAGCGAATCTACGGCTGCTCCAGGATGGTCGATTTGGCGAGCAGGCGATGACGCTGCATCTAGCCCAAAACGCGCCCTTTACACCGATGGTCGATGCCTGGAAGGCTGGTGAACGGGAGATTGAGGAAATGACAGCCTCCGTTGCCAAGATGCGCATTAATCAAGCCTCTGCGAAGGTGCTCACCAATCGCCAGCCAGCCTACTCAATTGCGGGGGGTGTTTATGACGCACTAACGGCATCGCAGGGGAGCATGTATGCTGTCACCAATGCAGAGGCGCAGCAGGCCAGGGCATTGTTTGCAGAGCTAGAGGGTATTGATATTTGTCCTGCTTCAGGGGTGGCCGCCGCCGCTCTATTGCAGGCGGTGCAGTCTGGTAAGGTGCATAAAGCAGAGACCCTGCTGCTAAATATTACCAGCGGCGGATTTGAACGTTTGCAAACAGAGTGCAAACTCCACTACTTAAAACCCTCACTGGGAATAGACGCCCAGGCGATTAGCCCTGAGTTCGTGGCCTCGCGGCAAAGCGATTTCTGCCCGGATTAA
- the pstB gene encoding phosphate ABC transporter ATP-binding protein PstB, whose amino-acid sequence MTASPSQTGSPNLKATQPLLRAEDVSILYGSTVAVSNVFLDIFQYQITAFIGPSGCGKSTLLRCFNRTNDLIPGAQVKGNITFQGIDLYAKQVDPVEVRRRIGMVFQKPNPFPKSIYNNIAFGARINGYKGDMDELVETSLTRAALWDEVKDKLNESGLSLSGGQQQRLCIARAIAVQPEVILMDEPCSALDPISTLRVEELMQELKEQYTIVIVTHNMQQASRVSDKTAFFNAEATDQGSKRGYLVEYDDTVNIFTNPKEDYTRDYVSGRFG is encoded by the coding sequence ATGACTGCTTCACCCTCTCAAACTGGTTCCCCTAATCTCAAGGCAACTCAACCTCTACTCCGTGCCGAGGATGTTTCGATCCTATACGGCTCGACCGTTGCTGTGAGTAATGTTTTTCTCGATATTTTTCAATATCAAATCACAGCGTTTATTGGTCCTTCTGGCTGTGGTAAAAGTACGCTGTTGCGGTGCTTCAATCGCACCAATGACTTGATACCTGGTGCTCAAGTCAAGGGCAATATTACGTTCCAGGGAATTGATCTCTATGCCAAACAGGTCGATCCGGTAGAGGTTCGTCGTCGGATCGGGATGGTGTTTCAAAAGCCAAATCCTTTCCCTAAATCTATCTACAACAACATTGCCTTCGGAGCCAGAATTAATGGCTACAAAGGGGATATGGATGAGTTAGTGGAGACCTCTTTGACCCGCGCTGCGTTGTGGGATGAAGTTAAAGACAAGCTCAATGAGAGTGGTTTGTCTCTATCGGGTGGTCAGCAGCAGCGGCTTTGTATTGCCCGTGCGATCGCGGTTCAACCCGAAGTCATCCTGATGGATGAACCTTGCTCAGCGCTTGACCCCATTTCTACGCTTCGCGTTGAGGAATTGATGCAAGAACTGAAAGAGCAATACACAATTGTGATTGTGACGCACAATATGCAGCAAGCATCCCGTGTGTCTGACAAAACAGCATTTTTTAACGCTGAGGCCACCGATCAAGGTAGCAAGCGCGGTTACCTCGTGGAGTATGACGACACCGTTAATATCTTTACCAATCCCAAAGAAGACTACACCCGCGACTACGTTTCTGGACGTTTTGGCTAA
- a CDS encoding ABC transporter substrate-binding protein, which yields MISPRPWKRFTLFALLGLMLSLLISCAPGPSSSESDDGRAEVEFWTMQLQPEYNDYFNEVIETFESENPELKIRWVDVPWSAMQTRILSAVSANKAPDVVNLNPDFASQLASQDAWLNLNDKISEEVRSQYLPNIWKATTLGDKSFGFPWYLTSRIAIYNEDLLEQAGVDKPPTTYAELAQVAKQVKEKTGKYAFFVTAVPEDSGELLESFVQMGVELLDDQGKAAFNSPEGKAAFQYWTDLYQQGLLPPEVITEGHRQAVQLYQSGQAAILTSSPQFLKSISTNAPDIAKVSVPAPQISGESGKTNVAAMNLLVPSGTDQPEAALKFAQFVTNPENQLTFAKAANVLPSTQSSLADPYFSEVPTDASALDKGRVISASQMETAEVLIPVVEDVKKLQKIIYTNLQEAMLDKKSVDQAVADAEKEWNQEVSG from the coding sequence ATGATTTCGCCAAGACCTTGGAAACGCTTCACCCTATTTGCTCTGCTGGGCCTGATGCTGAGCCTGCTGATTAGCTGTGCCCCTGGCCCCTCCAGCTCAGAGAGCGATGACGGGAGAGCCGAAGTCGAATTCTGGACCATGCAGCTGCAGCCCGAATATAACGATTACTTCAATGAGGTGATTGAGACGTTTGAATCCGAGAATCCTGAGCTTAAAATTCGCTGGGTAGACGTGCCTTGGTCAGCGATGCAAACTCGGATTTTGTCGGCAGTCTCAGCGAATAAGGCTCCCGACGTTGTCAATCTCAACCCTGACTTTGCCTCTCAGCTCGCCAGTCAAGATGCTTGGTTGAACCTCAACGACAAGATCTCAGAAGAGGTGCGATCGCAATATCTCCCCAACATCTGGAAAGCTACTACCTTGGGGGATAAGAGCTTTGGCTTTCCCTGGTATCTCACCTCTCGGATCGCCATCTACAACGAAGATCTGCTCGAACAGGCGGGCGTCGATAAGCCCCCCACCACCTACGCAGAACTGGCTCAAGTCGCCAAGCAAGTCAAGGAAAAAACTGGCAAGTATGCCTTCTTCGTCACCGCTGTCCCCGAAGACTCGGGCGAACTATTAGAGTCCTTTGTGCAGATGGGGGTTGAGCTACTAGATGACCAAGGTAAAGCCGCCTTTAACAGTCCCGAGGGCAAAGCCGCCTTCCAGTACTGGACCGATCTTTATCAGCAGGGACTCCTGCCGCCGGAAGTGATTACCGAAGGCCATCGCCAAGCCGTTCAGCTCTATCAGTCCGGCCAAGCAGCTATCCTCACGTCCAGCCCCCAATTTCTAAAGTCGATCTCGACAAATGCACCGGATATTGCCAAGGTCTCTGTGCCTGCACCCCAAATTTCTGGTGAGTCAGGCAAAACCAACGTCGCCGCGATGAACCTTCTTGTACCCAGCGGCACCGACCAGCCTGAAGCCGCACTGAAGTTTGCCCAGTTTGTCACCAATCCTGAAAACCAGCTCACCTTTGCCAAAGCAGCCAACGTTCTGCCCTCCACCCAATCATCGCTAGCCGATCCGTACTTTAGCGAAGTGCCCACTGACGCCAGTGCCCTAGATAAAGGCCGCGTGATCAGCGCTAGCCAGATGGAAACAGCAGAAGTCCTGATTCCTGTGGTTGAGGACGTGAAGAAGCTGCAGAAGATTATTTACACTAACCTGCAGGAAGCCATGCTGGACAAAAAATCTGTTGATCAAGCTGTCGCAGATGCAGAAAAAGAGTGGAACCAAGAAGTTTCTGGGTAG
- a CDS encoding LapA family protein, translating to MRTSLILALIIALLAIIFAFQNPVVLVIRFGIWAVQASLAFILLFTLAVGFLVGLLVSMPAILKRGWKSSKRKHTIQELEQELHQQTQLAADQKRRIEFLEQNLPQETER from the coding sequence ATGCGTACTTCTCTAATCCTAGCGCTGATAATTGCGCTTTTAGCGATTATTTTTGCTTTTCAAAATCCAGTCGTCCTTGTGATTCGCTTCGGCATCTGGGCTGTACAGGCTTCATTGGCTTTCATTCTGCTCTTTACCCTTGCCGTGGGCTTCCTGGTGGGACTCCTCGTTTCCATGCCGGCCATTTTGAAACGGGGCTGGAAGTCTTCTAAACGCAAGCACACGATTCAAGAACTAGAGCAGGAGCTGCATCAACAAACGCAGCTCGCGGCCGATCAAAAGCGCAGAATTGAGTTTTTAGAGCAGAATCTGCCCCAGGAAACAGAGCGGTAG
- a CDS encoding GH3 auxin-responsive promoter family protein has product MANFALTMLGLVTQWSKKNFTRKTQNIIEVQTGFLRSLLQAHQNTEFGREYGFSEIQTVEQFRQQVPVQPYSGFEPYIQRMADGETNVLTAEPLIYFNITSGSTGRKKLIPVTKRSRQILSRTNRVAVGIVTAAARREQTPLGTALFPGSVNALGKTKGGIPYAPVSTSDLRLGEFLYRQVVAYPSDVFKISDIATRHYICLLFSLRDPDIRIVCATFPALALLMCDYLERYSESLIRDLETGQLADHLRLDPELRIKLEKEWSAAPQRSAQLRQIFKTHGRLTPQHVWPQLSFLVTARGGTSNFYFQRFPEYFGDIKIYGGIYSSAEATYGVHRDFDTDGVILAIESGFYEFIPEDQWDVEQPQTLLPWEVEVGQCYRIVFSNFSGFYRYDLGDVVEVEGFYEQTPLLIFRYRRGGVMTSVGEKITEFHALQVMQKLQSDFNLQLENFCFTLTYDAPAQYLINIELASGETLTDPVAFLGAFDATLKELHTMYALKRRDQVRPPHLRILAAGSFEQVRQRMVQNGAAESQLKMPHVTEDREFLAGVTVAQEVDGSRIQPVQAADSRR; this is encoded by the coding sequence ATGGCAAATTTTGCTCTGACGATGTTGGGTCTGGTCACCCAATGGTCAAAGAAGAACTTCACTCGTAAAACTCAAAATATTATTGAGGTGCAGACTGGTTTTTTGCGATCGCTACTCCAGGCTCATCAGAACACCGAATTTGGCCGAGAGTACGGCTTTTCCGAGATTCAGACCGTTGAACAATTCCGGCAGCAGGTCCCCGTTCAGCCCTACAGCGGCTTTGAACCCTATATTCAGCGGATGGCTGACGGTGAAACGAATGTGCTGACAGCAGAGCCGCTCATTTACTTCAACATTACCAGCGGTTCTACGGGGCGCAAGAAGCTGATTCCGGTGACGAAGCGATCGCGTCAGATACTCTCTAGAACCAATCGTGTCGCGGTCGGGATTGTTACAGCCGCCGCAAGACGAGAACAGACGCCCCTTGGCACGGCCCTATTTCCAGGCTCTGTCAATGCCTTAGGCAAAACTAAGGGAGGTATTCCCTATGCACCTGTGAGTACGAGCGATCTACGTCTAGGCGAGTTCTTGTATCGCCAGGTCGTTGCTTATCCTTCTGACGTGTTCAAAATCTCAGATATTGCCACTCGACATTATATCTGTCTGCTCTTTTCACTCCGCGATCCTGATATTCGGATTGTCTGTGCAACTTTCCCGGCCCTAGCACTGCTGATGTGTGACTATTTAGAGCGGTATTCAGAGTCTCTGATTCGTGATCTAGAGACAGGCCAGCTTGCCGATCACTTGCGGCTTGACCCGGAGTTGCGGATCAAGCTGGAAAAAGAGTGGTCCGCCGCTCCTCAGCGCTCAGCTCAGCTTAGGCAGATCTTTAAGACCCACGGACGCCTGACGCCGCAGCATGTTTGGCCCCAGCTGTCCTTTTTGGTGACGGCGCGGGGGGGCACTTCTAATTTCTATTTTCAACGTTTTCCTGAATACTTCGGCGACATCAAAATTTATGGAGGTATCTACTCCTCTGCAGAAGCGACCTACGGCGTTCATCGAGACTTCGATACGGATGGCGTGATTTTGGCGATTGAAAGTGGCTTCTATGAATTTATCCCAGAGGACCAGTGGGACGTAGAGCAACCCCAAACGCTCCTGCCCTGGGAGGTTGAGGTGGGGCAGTGCTATCGAATTGTGTTCAGCAACTTTAGTGGATTCTATCGCTATGACCTCGGGGACGTGGTCGAAGTCGAAGGGTTCTATGAGCAGACGCCGCTGCTGATTTTTCGCTATCGACGGGGGGGCGTTATGACCTCTGTGGGGGAAAAAATTACGGAATTTCACGCGCTACAGGTGATGCAAAAACTGCAGAGTGATTTCAACCTCCAGCTAGAGAACTTTTGCTTTACGTTGACCTATGACGCTCCGGCGCAGTATCTGATCAATATCGAACTGGCGTCTGGTGAGACGTTGACCGATCCGGTTGCGTTTCTCGGTGCGTTTGACGCTACGCTCAAGGAGCTGCACACGATGTATGCCCTCAAGCGACGCGATCAGGTGCGGCCGCCCCACCTGCGAATTTTGGCTGCCGGAAGTTTTGAGCAGGTCCGGCAGCGGATGGTTCAGAATGGTGCCGCTGAAAGCCAACTCAAAATGCCCCACGTTACTGAAGATCGGGAGTTCCTGGCTGGGGTTACCGTCGCCCAAGAAGTTGACGGCAGTAGAATCCAGCCCGTTCAAGCTGCTGATAGCAGACGATGA
- a CDS encoding PRC-barrel domain-containing protein: MPQSSVKRSELHKRLVIDRQTSENVGHLSQLLLDAPSQKIVGFYCGGGLFGGGRQAFSWDQIESIGDDSIVVTGKQWEPEFEGTGPMEAPIGHELWTDTGNQMGKVTDLLFDPATGKVTHYVFTSKGWHSVVDGTYLLPPVAISSIGSKRIIALETMMKNPQQYQEGLGHKAGSVAEFFKEDYRQTKEDLAAIKHGAQNAVDQVKEVLPGHQDSAKDDPSSQP; this comes from the coding sequence ATGCCTCAATCCAGCGTCAAGCGCAGCGAGTTGCATAAGCGTCTCGTCATCGATCGACAAACTTCAGAGAATGTGGGTCATTTGTCTCAGCTCTTGCTCGATGCCCCCTCACAGAAGATTGTAGGTTTCTACTGTGGCGGTGGCCTTTTCGGGGGCGGGCGGCAAGCCTTTAGCTGGGATCAAATTGAGAGCATTGGCGACGACAGCATCGTGGTCACCGGCAAGCAGTGGGAACCTGAATTCGAGGGGACCGGACCGATGGAAGCTCCCATTGGACACGAGCTATGGACCGATACCGGCAATCAAATGGGAAAAGTGACGGATCTCCTTTTTGATCCGGCAACCGGAAAGGTCACTCACTATGTGTTTACCTCTAAGGGGTGGCACAGTGTAGTGGATGGAACCTATCTACTGCCTCCCGTAGCGATTTCGAGCATTGGCAGTAAACGCATCATTGCCCTCGAAACCATGATGAAAAATCCTCAGCAGTATCAAGAAGGCTTAGGGCACAAAGCGGGTAGCGTTGCGGAGTTCTTTAAAGAAGACTATCGGCAAACCAAGGAGGATCTAGCGGCCATTAAGCACGGTGCTCAAAATGCCGTAGATCAGGTAAAAGAGGTGTTGCCGGGGCATCAAGACTCAGCCAAAGACGATCCGAGTTCTCAGCCTTAG